The Buchnera aphidicola (Hyperomyzus lactucae) genome has a segment encoding these proteins:
- the leuB gene encoding 3-isopropylmalate dehydrogenase has protein sequence MKKKYRIAVLPGDGIGPEVMREAYKILDILKNHFCLSLKLEEFNIGGSAIDFEGVALPKNTLRGCENSDAILFGSVGGDKWNKLPLEERPERASLLPLRKHFNLFSNLRPAKLYLELKDLSPLRPDIIKNGFNILCVRELTGGIYFGEPKGRSRKKDNTQYAFDTEIYNEYEIIRIAHLAFKLAQMRRNKVCSIDKANVLQSSVLWREIVEDVSKKYPNVILSHLYIDNATMQIIKNPDQFDVLLCSNLFGDIISDECAMITGSIGMLPSASLNEKNFGLYEPAGGSAPDIEGKNLANPIAQILSVSMLVRYGMHLNAIADKIDQSVKNVLKKGYRTADICSDNNYITTNEMGDAIANCLIKDK, from the coding sequence ATGAAAAAAAAGTATCGTATTGCTGTATTACCTGGTGATGGAATAGGTCCTGAAGTGATGAGAGAAGCATATAAAATTTTAGACATTTTAAAAAATCATTTTTGTTTATCTTTAAAATTAGAGGAATTTAATATTGGTGGATCAGCTATTGATTTCGAAGGTGTTGCTTTACCAAAAAATACACTAAGAGGATGTGAAAATTCTGATGCAATTTTATTTGGTTCTGTAGGTGGTGATAAATGGAATAAACTTCCTTTAGAAGAACGTCCTGAAAGAGCTTCTTTACTTCCCTTGAGAAAGCACTTTAATCTTTTTTCTAATCTGAGACCGGCAAAATTATACTTAGAGTTAAAAGACTTATCTCCTTTACGTCCTGATATTATAAAAAATGGTTTCAATATATTATGTGTTCGAGAGCTAACAGGGGGGATTTATTTTGGAGAGCCTAAGGGCCGAAGTAGAAAAAAAGATAATACTCAATATGCTTTTGATACAGAAATTTATAATGAATATGAAATTATACGTATTGCTCATTTAGCTTTTAAATTAGCACAAATGAGAAGAAATAAAGTATGTTCTATAGATAAAGCAAATGTTTTACAAAGTTCTGTTTTATGGAGAGAAATAGTTGAAGATGTTTCTAAAAAATATCCGAATGTTATCTTATCTCATTTATATATTGATAATGCTACAATGCAAATTATTAAGAATCCTGATCAATTTGATGTATTGCTATGTTCTAATCTGTTTGGAGATATTATTTCAGATGAATGCGCTATGATTACCGGCTCCATTGGCATGTTACCGTCTGCCAGTTTAAATGAAAAAAATTTTGGCTTATATGAACCTGCTGGTGGATCTGCACCTGATATTGAAGGTAAAAATCTTGCCAACCCTATAGCGCAAATTCTTTCAGTTTCTATGTTAGTAAGATATGGAATGCATTTAAATGCAATAGCAGATAAAATTGATCAATCCGTTAAGAATGTTTTAAAAAAGGGTTATCGAACTGCAGATATATGTAGTGATAATAATTATATAACAACAAATGAAATGGGCGATGCGATTGCTAATTGTTTAATAAAGGATAAATAA